The Microbacter sp. GSS18 genome has a segment encoding these proteins:
- the lepA gene encoding translation elongation factor 4: MSPRALTSLEPAATPAERIRNFCIIAHIDHGKSTLADRMLQITGVVSDRDMRAQYLDRMDIERERGITIKSQAVRMPWATVEGTFALNMIDTPGHVDFTYEVSRSLAACEGAILLVDAAQGIEAQTLANLYLALENDLQIIPVLNKIDLPAADPEKYAAELANLIGGEPEDVLRVSGKTGLGVEDLLDRIVDRIPAPVGDATAPARAMIFDSVYDSYRGVVTYVRMVDGKLEPRERIQMMSTKATHDLLEIGVSSPEPIPTRGLGVGEVGYLITGVKDVRQSKVGDTITTHRKPAQDPLPGYTDPKPMVFSGIYPIDGSDYADLREALDKLKLSDASLQYEPETSVALGFGFRCGFLGLLHLEIITERLSREFGLDLITTAPSVTYEVTTDTGETVTVTNPSEYPDGRVAEVSEPVVKVGILLPKDYVGTVMELCQSRRGSLQGMDYLSEDRVELRYSMPLGEIVFDFFDQLKSKTQGYASLDYEPSGSQTADLVKVDILLQGEKVDAFSSIVHREKAYAYGTLMTERLRKLIPRQQFEVPIQAAIGARIIARENIRAIRKDVLAKCYGGDITRKRKLLEKQKEGKKRMKMVGRVEVPQEAFIAALSGDVEGKDKK, from the coding sequence ATGTCACCGCGCGCCCTCACTTCGCTCGAGCCCGCTGCCACGCCCGCCGAGCGCATCCGCAATTTCTGCATCATCGCCCACATCGACCACGGGAAGTCGACCCTGGCCGACCGCATGCTGCAGATCACCGGCGTGGTCTCCGATCGTGACATGCGCGCGCAGTACCTCGACCGCATGGACATCGAGCGCGAGCGCGGCATCACGATCAAGTCGCAGGCCGTGCGCATGCCCTGGGCCACCGTTGAGGGCACCTTCGCACTGAACATGATCGACACGCCCGGCCACGTCGACTTCACCTACGAGGTCAGCAGGTCGCTCGCCGCGTGCGAGGGAGCGATCCTCCTCGTCGACGCCGCACAGGGCATCGAAGCGCAGACGCTCGCGAACCTCTATCTCGCGCTCGAGAACGATCTGCAGATCATCCCGGTGCTGAACAAGATCGACCTGCCCGCGGCCGACCCCGAGAAGTACGCCGCCGAGCTGGCGAACCTCATCGGAGGCGAGCCCGAGGACGTCCTCCGCGTCAGCGGCAAGACGGGACTCGGTGTCGAGGACCTGCTCGATCGCATCGTCGACCGCATCCCGGCGCCCGTCGGCGATGCGACCGCCCCCGCCCGCGCGATGATCTTCGACTCCGTCTACGACTCGTACCGCGGCGTGGTGACGTACGTGCGCATGGTCGACGGCAAGCTCGAGCCGCGCGAGCGCATCCAGATGATGTCGACGAAGGCCACGCACGACCTCCTCGAGATCGGCGTCTCCAGCCCCGAGCCGATCCCCACCAGGGGACTGGGCGTCGGCGAGGTCGGCTATCTCATCACCGGTGTGAAGGACGTGCGCCAGTCCAAGGTCGGCGACACCATCACGACCCACCGCAAGCCCGCCCAGGACCCGCTTCCGGGCTACACCGACCCCAAGCCGATGGTCTTCTCGGGCATCTACCCGATCGACGGGAGCGACTACGCCGACCTGCGCGAGGCCCTCGACAAGCTGAAGCTCTCGGACGCCTCGCTCCAGTACGAGCCCGAGACCTCGGTCGCGCTGGGGTTCGGCTTCCGCTGCGGCTTCCTGGGACTGCTGCACCTCGAGATCATCACCGAGCGCCTGTCGCGGGAGTTCGGCCTCGACCTCATCACCACGGCCCCGTCTGTGACGTACGAGGTCACGACCGACACGGGCGAGACAGTCACGGTCACCAACCCGAGCGAGTACCCCGACGGCCGGGTCGCCGAGGTGTCCGAGCCCGTCGTCAAGGTGGGGATCCTGCTCCCCAAGGACTACGTCGGCACCGTGATGGAGCTGTGCCAGTCGCGGCGCGGGTCGCTCCAGGGCATGGACTACCTCAGCGAGGACCGGGTCGAGCTGCGCTACAGCATGCCCCTCGGCGAGATCGTCTTCGACTTCTTCGACCAGCTGAAGTCCAAGACGCAGGGCTACGCCAGCCTCGACTACGAGCCGTCCGGTTCGCAGACGGCCGACCTGGTCAAGGTCGACATCCTGCTCCAGGGCGAGAAGGTGGACGCCTTCAGCTCGATCGTGCACCGCGAGAAGGCCTACGCGTACGGCACGCTGATGACCGAGCGGCTGCGCAAGCTCATTCCCCGTCAGCAGTTCGAAGTCCCCATCCAGGCGGCGATCGGCGCGCGCATCATCGCCCGCGAGAACATCCGCGCCATCCGCAAGGACGTGCTGGCCAAGTGCTACGGCGGTGACATCACCCGCAAGCGCAAGCTCCTCGAGAAGCAGAAGGAGGGCAAGAAGCGCATGAAGATGGTGGGTCGCGTCGAGGTCCCCCAGGAGGCGTTCATCGCGGCGCTGTCGGGGGACGTCGAGGGCAAGGACAAGAAGTAG
- a CDS encoding DUF1990 family protein — MRRGTFKDETVDYAAVGATQAPDLMHYPPERSIPAQESWRIGSGEARFHTASESLLSWGAQRGAGLTVLDVRPASGPMYSGVSFADDGTPIAPSRSEADLRYDENGTPYVAAGATVSLAGRVRGYRADADLRVILAVEEPRRVGFALGTVSGSVVSGEESFMLDWRDNDEVWFTVRAFDAPTGLLYRMLPALVRRRRRELFTGYLRAISPLYATPS; from the coding sequence ATGCGTCGCGGGACCTTCAAGGACGAGACGGTCGACTATGCAGCGGTCGGCGCCACTCAGGCGCCCGACCTCATGCACTACCCGCCCGAGCGAAGCATCCCCGCGCAGGAATCCTGGCGGATCGGCAGCGGCGAGGCACGCTTCCACACGGCATCGGAGTCTCTGCTGTCGTGGGGCGCCCAGCGCGGCGCGGGCCTGACGGTCCTCGACGTCCGTCCCGCATCCGGACCCATGTACTCCGGCGTGAGCTTCGCCGACGACGGCACCCCGATCGCCCCGAGCCGCAGCGAGGCGGATCTCCGCTACGACGAGAACGGCACCCCCTACGTCGCCGCCGGCGCGACGGTCTCGCTCGCAGGACGCGTGCGCGGTTACCGCGCAGACGCCGACCTGCGCGTGATCCTCGCCGTCGAGGAGCCGCGTCGGGTCGGCTTCGCCCTCGGCACGGTCTCGGGTTCGGTCGTCAGCGGCGAGGAGTCGTTCATGCTCGACTGGCGCGACAACGACGAGGTCTGGTTCACCGTGCGCGCCTTCGACGCGCCCACCGGTCTGCTGTACCGGATGCTGCCCGCGCTCGTCCGGCGACGTCGCCGCGAGCTGTTCACCGGGTACCTGCGCGCGATCTCGCCGCTGTACGCGACTCCGTCCTGA
- the hemW gene encoding radical SAM family heme chaperone HemW: MGSALPLGEPVPPDGSLPAGTRVDPASPFGVYLHVPFCRVRCGYCDFNTYTSQELRGARQEDYAHEVLREIALARGVLEHAGDIRPASTVFFGGGTPTLLAPGDLARMLDGVRDAFGIDPGAEVTVEANPDTVTDEVAQVLADAGVTRLSIGMQSAVPHVLRTLDRTHRPESIGTAVAAARAAGLHVSLDLIYGAPGESLDDWRTSLTAALAHDPDHVSAYALIIEDGTGLARRIRRGEVPAPDDDLQADMYELADGMLADAGYSWYEISNWARSDDARSRHNLAYWRGTDWWGFGPGAHSHIGGVRFWNVKHPAAYAQRLAAGETPAAGRERPDDDARALERVLLGTRIREGYPIAALSATARRGVAGLIADGLVEGPAAMRGRIVPTLRGRLLADVIARTLTS, translated from the coding sequence GTGGGCTCGGCACTTCCGCTCGGCGAGCCGGTCCCGCCCGACGGCTCGCTGCCGGCGGGCACGCGCGTCGACCCGGCCTCGCCCTTCGGCGTGTACCTCCATGTCCCGTTCTGCCGCGTGCGCTGCGGGTACTGCGACTTCAACACGTACACGTCGCAGGAGCTGCGGGGCGCTCGGCAGGAGGACTACGCCCACGAGGTGCTCCGCGAGATCGCGCTGGCGCGCGGGGTGCTCGAGCACGCGGGGGACATCCGCCCCGCGTCGACGGTCTTCTTCGGCGGCGGCACCCCGACGCTGCTGGCGCCGGGCGATCTCGCGCGCATGCTGGACGGCGTCCGCGACGCCTTCGGCATCGACCCGGGCGCCGAGGTGACCGTCGAGGCCAACCCCGACACCGTGACCGATGAGGTGGCGCAGGTCCTCGCCGACGCCGGCGTGACGCGCCTGTCCATCGGCATGCAGTCCGCCGTGCCGCACGTCCTGCGGACCCTGGATCGCACGCATCGCCCCGAGTCCATCGGGACGGCGGTGGCGGCTGCGCGGGCGGCGGGGCTCCACGTGAGCCTCGACCTGATCTACGGCGCGCCGGGCGAGTCCCTCGACGACTGGCGGACCTCGCTCACGGCGGCGCTCGCGCACGACCCCGATCACGTGTCGGCCTATGCCCTCATCATCGAGGACGGTACGGGTCTCGCCCGGCGGATCCGCCGGGGCGAGGTGCCCGCGCCGGACGACGATCTGCAGGCCGACATGTACGAGCTGGCGGACGGGATGCTCGCTGACGCCGGGTACTCCTGGTACGAGATCTCGAACTGGGCGCGGTCCGACGACGCGCGGTCGCGTCACAATCTCGCGTACTGGCGGGGAACGGACTGGTGGGGCTTCGGACCCGGCGCGCACAGCCACATCGGCGGCGTCCGCTTCTGGAACGTCAAGCATCCCGCCGCCTACGCCCAGCGCCTCGCGGCCGGAGAGACCCCGGCCGCCGGCAGGGAGCGCCCGGACGACGACGCGCGTGCGCTCGAGCGCGTGCTGCTGGGAACGCGCATCCGCGAGGGGTATCCGATCGCGGCGCTGAGCGCGACGGCGCGCCGGGGCGTGGCGGGTCTGATCGCCGACGGCCTCGTCGAGGGCCCGGCGGCGATGCGGGGGCGCATCGTCCCGACCCTGCGCGGAAGACTCCTGGCCGATGTGATCGCGCGCACCCTCACGTCGTGA
- the hrcA gene encoding heat-inducible transcriptional repressor HrcA gives MVSERGLQVLRAIVQDYVDTREPVGSKSIVDRHAFGVSAATIRNDMALLEEEELIEAPHTSSGRVPTDKGYRVFVDHLAEIRPLTTAQRQAIASFLEAPGDLDDTLARTVRVLSQLTGQVALVQYPSFARATVTHVELVQLGGGRMLVIVVTDTGRVSQRLAFVRDEFDEAELGRIRAELGTMLVGRSVRDGLQRIGDHLSSTASLPAPLEEATAAVLRVVGEELEEFRQDRLVMAGSANLARREADFRGSISPLLEAIEEQVTLLRLMGEMVADEQGLAASIGRENQAFGLTEASVLASDYDSTVARARIGVLGPTRMDYPSNLASVRAVARYLSRLLDEDEAAR, from the coding sequence ATGGTCAGCGAACGGGGACTCCAGGTGCTGCGGGCGATCGTCCAGGACTACGTGGACACCCGCGAGCCGGTGGGCAGCAAGTCGATCGTCGACCGGCACGCCTTCGGCGTGTCCGCCGCGACGATCCGCAACGACATGGCCCTGCTCGAGGAGGAGGAGCTCATCGAGGCTCCGCACACCTCGTCGGGGCGCGTGCCCACCGACAAGGGCTACCGCGTCTTCGTCGACCACCTGGCCGAGATCCGGCCGCTGACCACCGCGCAGCGGCAGGCGATCGCCTCGTTCCTCGAAGCGCCGGGGGATCTCGACGACACGCTCGCCCGCACGGTGCGCGTGCTGTCGCAGCTGACCGGGCAGGTCGCTCTCGTGCAGTACCCGTCGTTCGCGCGCGCGACGGTAACCCACGTCGAACTCGTGCAGCTCGGGGGCGGGCGGATGCTGGTGATCGTCGTCACCGACACCGGCCGCGTCTCGCAGCGGCTGGCGTTCGTGCGCGACGAGTTCGACGAGGCCGAGCTCGGGCGCATCCGCGCCGAGCTCGGGACGATGCTCGTGGGTCGATCGGTGCGCGACGGACTGCAGCGTATCGGGGACCACCTCTCGTCGACGGCCAGCCTTCCGGCGCCGCTCGAGGAGGCGACGGCGGCCGTGTTGCGCGTGGTCGGCGAAGAGCTCGAGGAGTTCCGCCAGGATCGGCTGGTGATGGCGGGCAGCGCGAACCTGGCCCGGCGCGAGGCCGACTTCCGCGGCAGCATCTCGCCGCTGCTGGAAGCCATCGAGGAGCAGGTCACGCTGCTGCGGCTCATGGGCGAGATGGTCGCCGACGAGCAGGGCCTCGCGGCGAGCATCGGGCGTGAGAACCAGGCGTTCGGGCTCACCGAGGCGTCGGTCCTCGCCAGCGACTACGACTCGACGGTGGCCCGTGCCCGCATCGGCGTGCTGGGGCCCACACGCATGGACTATCCGAGCAATCTGGCTTCGGTGCGCGCGGTGGCGCGCTACCTGAGCCGTCTGCTCGACGAGGACGAGGCCGCCCGGTGA
- the dnaJ gene encoding molecular chaperone DnaJ, with the protein MADHYEVLGVSRDASPDEIKKAYRRLARQLHPDVNPGEEAAERFKLVTHAYDVLSDPDQRARYDMGGDTAFGGGAAGFGGFSDIFETFFGAAAGGGRAGRPRSRRERGQDALVRVTLDLGDVVFGVHRDIEVDTAVLCETCEGSCCQPGTSPVTCDICHGSGHVQRQVRSLLGNVVTSQPCGVCQGYGTTIPYPCATCQGQGRVRARRTVSLDIPAGVESGLRLQLPGSGEVGPAGGPNGDLYVEVTVSPHDVFSRDGDDLLATLEVSMPDAILGTSTTIESLDGPVDLEVRPGVQSGDVLTIKGRGITPLRSTQRGDLRVGVHVVTPTRLDAKERALIEDFARRTKAPAPRLGEFQQGLFAKLRDRFRHS; encoded by the coding sequence GTGGCTGACCACTACGAAGTGCTCGGGGTCTCGCGCGATGCGAGCCCGGACGAGATCAAGAAGGCGTACCGACGGCTCGCACGCCAGCTCCACCCGGACGTCAATCCGGGTGAGGAGGCCGCCGAGCGGTTCAAGCTGGTCACGCACGCGTACGACGTCCTGAGCGACCCCGACCAGCGCGCCCGCTACGACATGGGCGGCGACACCGCGTTCGGCGGCGGTGCCGCGGGATTCGGCGGATTCAGCGACATCTTCGAGACCTTCTTCGGCGCCGCCGCCGGCGGCGGTCGCGCGGGTCGCCCGCGATCGCGGCGCGAGCGTGGCCAGGATGCCCTCGTGCGCGTCACGCTCGACCTCGGCGACGTCGTGTTCGGAGTCCACCGCGACATCGAGGTCGACACGGCCGTGCTGTGCGAGACCTGCGAGGGCTCGTGCTGCCAGCCGGGCACGTCGCCCGTCACGTGCGACATCTGCCACGGCTCCGGTCACGTCCAGCGGCAGGTACGCAGTCTCCTGGGGAACGTGGTCACGTCGCAGCCCTGCGGCGTCTGCCAGGGCTACGGAACGACGATCCCGTACCCCTGCGCGACGTGCCAGGGTCAGGGGCGCGTGCGCGCGCGCCGCACCGTGTCCCTCGACATCCCGGCCGGCGTCGAGAGCGGACTCCGCCTGCAGCTGCCGGGGTCGGGTGAGGTCGGCCCGGCGGGCGGCCCCAACGGCGACCTGTACGTCGAGGTCACCGTCTCGCCCCACGACGTCTTCAGCCGCGACGGCGACGACCTGCTCGCGACGCTCGAGGTCTCGATGCCCGACGCGATCCTGGGCACCTCGACCACGATCGAATCGCTCGACGGCCCCGTCGACCTCGAGGTGCGTCCCGGCGTCCAGTCCGGCGACGTGCTCACGATCAAGGGACGGGGGATCACGCCCCTGCGCTCGACGCAGCGCGGTGATCTGCGCGTGGGCGTCCACGTGGTGACTCCGACGCGGCTGGACGCCAAGGAGCGCGCCCTCATCGAGGACTTCGCCCGGCGCACCAAGGCACCGGCGCCGCGACTGGGCGAGTTCCAGCAGGGTCTGTTCGCCAAGCTCCGCGACCGGTTCCGCCACAGCTGA
- a CDS encoding 16S rRNA (uracil(1498)-N(3))-methyltransferase: MVLHFVAEEAASAQPGDTLVLAGSEAHHAATVRRLRAGEHVTVGDGRGAWLEGVCEAAAAREVVVAVRQRRDVPAPTSRLVLVQALAKGDRDELAIQAATELGVDGIVPWQAARSISRWEGPKREKGLARWRTIAREAGKQAHRAWLPEVEPIAGTADIVKRAAQSRVLVLEPTADEPLTRIDAGDRAETLLVVGPEGGIAPEELAALAAAGARSVRLGDTVLRTSTAGPAAIAVMSARLGRW, translated from the coding sequence ATGGTCCTGCACTTCGTCGCCGAGGAGGCCGCCTCCGCGCAGCCCGGTGACACGCTCGTGCTCGCGGGCTCGGAGGCGCATCATGCCGCCACGGTCCGCCGACTCCGGGCGGGGGAGCACGTGACGGTCGGCGACGGCCGCGGCGCGTGGCTCGAGGGGGTCTGCGAGGCCGCCGCCGCGCGCGAAGTGGTCGTGGCCGTCCGGCAGCGGCGCGACGTGCCGGCGCCGACGTCGCGGCTCGTGCTCGTGCAGGCACTGGCGAAGGGCGACCGCGACGAACTCGCGATCCAGGCGGCGACGGAGCTGGGCGTCGACGGCATCGTGCCGTGGCAGGCGGCGCGCAGCATCTCGCGGTGGGAGGGCCCCAAGCGGGAGAAGGGTCTGGCGCGCTGGCGCACGATCGCACGCGAGGCCGGCAAGCAGGCGCACCGCGCCTGGCTGCCGGAGGTGGAGCCGATCGCGGGCACCGCCGACATCGTGAAGCGGGCCGCGCAGTCCCGTGTGCTGGTGCTGGAGCCGACCGCCGACGAGCCGCTCACGCGAATCGACGCGGGCGATCGGGCCGAGACGCTGCTCGTCGTCGGTCCCGAGGGCGGCATCGCCCCCGAAGAGCTCGCCGCCCTCGCCGCTGCGGGCGCCCGCTCGGTGCGCCTGGGCGACACGGTCCTGCGCACGTCGACGGCGGGGCCCGCCGCGATCGCCGTGATGAGCGCCCGCCTCGGACGCTGGTGA
- a CDS encoding HIT domain-containing protein: protein MSEPSIFTRILTGEVPSEIIAQTDNVFAIRDIAPKAPVHLLVIPKSGQYRDVVELAAGDPGLLTEMISLADTLAAEHSDGDFRLVFNTGPNAGQTVYHVHAHVLAGSLEEKTLGG, encoded by the coding sequence ATGAGCGAACCTTCGATCTTCACGCGCATCCTCACGGGCGAGGTCCCGTCCGAGATCATCGCGCAGACCGACAACGTGTTCGCGATCCGCGACATCGCGCCGAAGGCGCCGGTCCACCTTCTGGTGATCCCGAAGTCCGGGCAGTATCGCGACGTCGTCGAGCTCGCCGCCGGCGATCCCGGGCTGCTGACCGAGATGATCTCGCTGGCGGACACGCTGGCGGCGGAGCACTCCGACGGGGACTTCCGCCTCGTGTTCAACACCGGACCGAATGCCGGGCAGACCGTGTACCACGTGCACGCCCATGTGCTCGCGGGCTCGCTCGAGGAGAAGACCCTCGGTGGCTGA
- a CDS encoding PhoH family protein, which translates to MADDTPAVERIYADGVAMVQLLGPQDRLLRVIEREHPDVDVHVRGNEITLTGEHRAVSAARELVDELLAMTRSGHGLEPTDVASSSRILRAEGGPRPSEVLGEAILSSRGKVIRPKTLGQKGYVDAIDESTIVFGIGPAGTGKTYLAMAKAVQALQRKEVSRIILTRPAVEAGERLGFLPGTLTDKIDPYLRPLYDALNEMMDPELVPKLIATGTIEVAPLAYMRGRTLNDSFVVLDEAQNTTPEQMKMFLTRLGFGTRMVVTGDITQVDLPQGASGLRLVTRVLSDIDDIHFSYLTSDDVVRHTLVGRIVDAYSEYDERRLAARRERDEASELANRAERRGHMRPSGPRDHLPKRGRS; encoded by the coding sequence GTGGCTGACGACACGCCTGCCGTCGAACGCATCTACGCGGACGGGGTCGCCATGGTCCAGCTGCTCGGGCCCCAGGACCGCCTGCTGCGCGTCATCGAGCGCGAGCATCCCGATGTCGACGTCCACGTGCGCGGCAACGAGATCACGCTGACCGGTGAGCACCGCGCCGTCAGCGCCGCCCGCGAGCTCGTCGACGAACTGCTCGCGATGACGCGCTCGGGCCACGGACTCGAGCCGACCGACGTCGCCAGCTCCAGCCGCATCCTGCGCGCCGAGGGCGGTCCGCGGCCGTCCGAGGTCCTCGGCGAGGCGATCCTGTCCTCGCGCGGCAAGGTGATCCGCCCCAAGACGCTCGGCCAGAAGGGCTACGTCGACGCCATCGACGAGAGCACCATCGTGTTCGGCATCGGCCCCGCCGGCACCGGCAAGACGTACCTGGCGATGGCGAAGGCCGTGCAGGCCCTCCAGCGCAAGGAGGTCAGCCGCATCATCCTGACGCGTCCCGCCGTCGAGGCGGGGGAGCGGCTCGGGTTCCTCCCGGGCACGCTGACCGACAAGATCGACCCGTACCTGCGGCCGCTGTACGACGCGCTGAACGAGATGATGGATCCCGAGCTCGTCCCCAAGCTGATCGCGACCGGAACGATCGAGGTCGCTCCGCTGGCGTACATGCGCGGCCGGACCCTCAACGACTCGTTCGTCGTCCTCGACGAGGCTCAGAACACCACGCCCGAGCAGATGAAGATGTTCCTGACGCGCCTCGGCTTCGGCACCCGCATGGTCGTCACCGGCGACATCACCCAGGTCGACCTGCCTCAGGGGGCATCCGGACTGCGGCTGGTGACGCGCGTGCTGAGCGACATCGACGACATCCACTTCTCCTACCTGACCAGCGACGACGTCGTCCGCCACACGCTCGTGGGACGCATCGTCGACGCGTACAGCGAGTACGACGAGCGGCGACTGGCCGCCCGGCGCGAGCGCGACGAGGCGTCGGAGCTGGCGAACCGGGCGGAGCGTCGCGGCCACATGCGGCCGAGCGGGCCGCGCGATCATCTTCCGAAGCGAGGACGCTCATGA
- the ybeY gene encoding rRNA maturation RNase YbeY, producing the protein MTIEISNESGAPVDEAVLLRLMEHNLAELHVSPDADVAILAVDEGAMEALHVQWMDEPGPTDVLSFPMDELRPGTEDQPAPPGLLGDIVLCPQVAETQAVAAKHSTLDELIMLTTHGLLHLLGFDHAEPDEEREMFALQRDLIASFTLSERRRGRS; encoded by the coding sequence ATGACGATCGAGATCAGCAACGAGTCCGGCGCGCCGGTCGACGAGGCCGTGCTGCTGCGCCTCATGGAGCACAACCTCGCTGAGCTGCACGTCAGCCCCGACGCGGACGTCGCGATCCTCGCCGTCGACGAGGGTGCGATGGAGGCGCTCCACGTCCAGTGGATGGACGAGCCCGGCCCCACCGATGTGCTGAGCTTCCCCATGGACGAGCTGCGTCCGGGCACCGAGGACCAGCCTGCTCCGCCCGGCCTCCTGGGAGACATCGTGCTGTGCCCGCAGGTGGCCGAGACCCAGGCGGTCGCCGCGAAGCACTCGACCCTGGACGAGCTGATCATGCTGACCACGCACGGCCTGCTGCACCTGCTCGGCTTCGACCACGCCGAGCCTGACGAGGAGCGCGAGATGTTCGCCCTGCAGCGCGACCTGATCGCCTCGTTCACCCTTTCGGAAAGGCGGCGCGGCCGTTCATGA